The genomic region TGAACAGTAGGACATAGGTCCTGTCTATTACAGTTTTTGGTCGTTGTCGATAAAATTTCAATTAGCCGTCTGTCCTGTTCATACTTAGACTATTCACTGATGGATTGTTGGTTGAACCAGACTGCATTCAGCAGAGGATTTGACTGTTCTAGTGAATGAGCCTTCCCGCTATGGGTCCAGTGTTTAGCTTATTTTATCTATTCTAACTTGAGAGAGCTGACTGTTGTTTGGCCTTTTTAGGAAGAGTCATTTATaaattatttcagaaaatagtTTCTTGTCATTAACTACATGTCTATTAACTGGCTACAAGTGAGGGTGTAACATTACCGTCAGAAGTTAGTGGTGAGGTGTGATATTGTCTCTTTGTCTTATATAGTTTTACAGTAGAAGTTGTTCTTACACTGGATTTGTTGGATCTTTAGTTGTTGGAACTGTTTATTTTGGTTACTCTGGTAAGGATAAACAAGTGGGATTTTATGTTTATGGCATCATACTGTGGTATAAACGAACGCATGTCTGTGGATTTTGCGTACCAGTCCTCGTGCAAATAGAAGTTTGTTTTGTATATCTTTGGGAATGAATTGTTGCACAGGAGGATGACTATGAATCGCACTCTCTGCTAGGAAGCAAGGGGGTTTCCCTGGGGGTGATAAGTGAGGTATAACGTCCATGAATATATTTATGCTGTGCataaaatcatttttgcatGTTCAGATGTGCGAGGATAGACAAGAATTTAAGATAAAAAGTTTTCCGAAACCGGACAATCAGCCAGCGCCAGCCAGCGCCACagtcaccaccacaaccacatgaAACGTTCATTGCCAGTTTACGCTGAAAATGTTTATTGGTCGACACCACAGGTCGTTCATTTTCAGCGCAGATAATGCATACAAAATCAGTGGAATATTTTCATAAATTCCACAAAAACTATGATTGACATAATCATATACATTGGGTTGTACATTTGCATAAATTCACCAAGAACAAAAATTGTCTTACACATCATAGATGGCATTGTCCACTATGTATTAGCttactgttttttgttcttgtttccagCTTCACCAACAAGCTGTCAAATTTTACTAGACTGGTCaccgggttacttccctttatctaCCGCTTTCTGCATCCGCTCATTAGACCATCATCAAAAAACTTATATTGGCAACtctaaaaaacaataaacattgtgttttagcCCAATTAAAGCACATCGATTAAATACATAATGTCTGTCATTCACCACCAATCCGGCGGTACGCGCCCACACAACTACGTTATGGTGGAGTAAGGGGATGGCGGTGGGGTTGAAAATTTTCGCACAGTTGTTTGGGACGTCTGGCACTGGCTACCGCAGATGCAGAAATGGCAGAGAGACTGATCTTGGGCCGGCTGGCCAATGGGAAGACGGCATTCCGCTCATTAGTTATGCATATGACCTGTGCTCTGGCACCGTCTATACACCACAATCTCGCTTCTCTTCACACCCAAAAATATCATTTATGCTGTGCataaaatcatttttgcatGTTCAGATGTGCGAGGATAGACAAGAATTTAAGATAAAAAGTTTTCCGAAACCGGACAATCAGCCAGCGCCAGCCAGCGCCACagtcaccaccacaaccacatgaAACGTTCATTGCCAGTTTACGCTGAAAATGTTTATTGGTCGACACCACAGGTCGTTCATTTTCAGCGCAGATAATGCATACAAAATCAGTGGAATATTTTCATAAATTCCACAAAAACTATGATTGACATAATCATATACATTGGGTTGTACATTTGCATAAATTCACCAAGAACAAAAATTGTCTTACACATCATAGATGGCATTGTCCACTATGTATTAGCttactgttttttgttcttgtttccagCTTCACCAACAAGCTGTCAAATTTTACTAGACTGGTCaccgggttacttccctttatctaCCGCTTTCTGCATCCGCTCATTAGACCATCATCAAAAAACTTATATTGGCAACtctaaaaaacaataaacattgtgttttagcCCAATTAAAGCACATCGATTAAATACATAATGTCTGTCATTCACCACCAATCCGGCGGTACGCGCCACCACCTGATGACTCACATCAGGTACCGCCACCAAGCAAAATCGACCTTTCTCGgaaagttgcactgcacacTTTCTTATAATCCCAGGCTGCACTGCACACCTGTGATCCCATGTTAATGTTCTGCTGCACTGCACGCAGACATGTGCCTGACCTCCCCCTTTCTGTTGCACTGCACACAGAGAGAAGCCCTACGTTTTACCTGATCTACCAGTTGTGCACCCTGATGTAAGACAAGAAAGCGTTAGAAGACCATCTGCCCGCCTGACGGATTTGAGCGTCCGATGCCCCGTTCCGAGCCATGTGGGAGGCACCCCCAATCCTAAAGCTATGCGATTTGAAGTTCTGTTTGGGCAGGCCACAAAATTGGAAAACCAACTGTAGTTGCTCGTTGAATTCCCTGGCCGTTATGGGTGCCCCCGACATAGCTCGGAACAACGGCCCCGTTGCGGACAACAATATTGTTCCGTAAACAGCACAAGACCAATTGTCTCACCAGAATCATCACCAGGGGTTCTTTTGATGTCTGCTTAGTAATTACGGATACTAAATCTAAATTATCTGTATGAatgactaagtatttgttctgaAAGGCCAGCGCCCATGTCTCCAAAGCCAAAACGATAGGATACAATTCCAGTAGGGTGATATTTTGGAGTCGCCACCAGTCGGACCACCTACCCTGAAACCACTGCCTACCGAACAAAGCCCCGTATCCCACTGCCCCGGATGCATCCGTCACTAAATCCAGCTCTTCTGAGGATACTTCCTTGTTCATGAGAAAAAAGCACTTCCCGTTAAATGACTGCAGAAAAGTTAGCCAAGTCTTCAAATCCTCTTTCACCCCTTGGTTCAGCCTCACGAAGAATAGCTGAGAGCGTATGCCTCTAATCAAGTCGATCAATCTCCTCAAGAACGCCCTCCCTGGCACCACTGCCTGGCAAGCAAAGTTCAGCAACCCTATGACCGACTGAATTTCCTTCACTGttgctttcttcttttgtagtaGGTTCTGTATTTCTTGGGCACACTTCGTGAGTTTTTCCACCGGCAGCCGAATTTCTCTTTCGATTGTGTCTATCTCTATTCCCAGGAATGTCAACCTCGTCTCTGGGCCCTCCGTCTTATCAGGTGCCATGGGAACTCCTATTTCCTCACACAAACCCAGAAATTTGTCTAGGTATTCTTTGCCTAGCTGCTTCGATACTGCCGCAAGGAAAAAATCATCCAGGTAGTGCACTAATGGTATCCCTAACTTCTGAACAGCAATCCACTCCAAAGCCGTGCCTAGTTCTTCGAACAAGTGACAAGACGAAGAACAACCCATCTGAAGCGAAAGATCAACATAAAACTTCCTTGCCAGCTCAGTACGAAGAGGTTTTGGTCACTAGGGTGAATAGGCAACAACCTAAAAGCTTTCTCCACATCAGTTTTTGCCATAAATGCTGTATTTCCTACTGTCTGCACTAACTGTACTGCATCTTGCACATTGGCATATGACACTGTGGCCATGTCTTCCTCTATGAAATCATTTATGGATGCCCCCTTCGGGTGAAATAGATGATGTATCATCCTATACTTTCCTTTCATCTTTTTCTCTACCAAGCCGATTGGAGAACATTGGAACTGAGTAAAAGGAATATGCCTAAAGGGACCTACTAACCTCCCCTCTTCTATTTCCTTCTTTATGTGCGCTTCTACTACTTCTGGCATTTCTTCTGCTGACTTCAGGTTCTTCTGAACTACACTATTTGGGGCTCCTGTGAACCCTACCCGGAAACCCTCTCTGAATCCCTGTATTAAAGCCCGCTTCTTCTGTGGATCGTACCCTTCCAGCCACTTTTCCAGCTTGTCCGCCTTCACTGGCGTGGCCCCCGTGCCCCAGTCTTCATTTCTTTCCTTCTCCTGCTTCTTTTCCCCCCCGTCCCGCTCGAAAGGGGTGCCCTTTGGCGCTGCATTTTCGGATTGCGTGTTGCCCCCCACACTGCGAGCAAAAGTGCTTGAAGCCACAATTGGGGCGGCTGCAAGATCCCTGTTCATTGAACTGGAAGCAGAAGCCCCCCACTTTGGCTGGGTTTCCACTTCCAGTCTTCCCCCCTGCGCCACCCTGCGGCTTCTTCTTTCCCCCGTCATGGGTCTGGGTGGCAGGCTCTAAGCGGGTGGTGGCGAACAGGTCCGCGTCGCTGTCCCCCCATGCCCTTTCTCCTGCAGCAATTGCGAGCCGGTAGCGGTAGTCATAGTCCCGCCAATTGCCCTGCAGCTCATGCAGGGTACACACCCGAGCAAAGTGGGCACCCAGGCCCCTGTGTACCTCTTTCGCTCTGTCCTGTAGTATAGTGATATAAATGTTCCAGGCCTTCACCCACTCTGTGAAGGTTAacagtttcttttctttcttcttcttcttcttctttttgtcttcaTCGTCCTCATCCGAGTCCTCCTCCAGCATTTCCTTCGGGTCCGCGGGCAGGAGTATTGCGAACCTAACCGCCACACCGCTCCAGATCTTTTCCTTTATTGTCTTTGGCACGTGTAGGTCAATGGGCAACATTTTCTGGTTGCCGGTTGCCCACGCCTGTGTACCGCTAGTGTTAGATTGCTCACCGGAGTGTCCAGAGTGCCCAGCCATGCCTGAGTTGGATTTTCCACCCGTAGAGGTGGTCGATCCTGCGGGCGATGCCTCAGGCGCCGGCGTCTTGGCGGCCCGAATCTCCGCAATCTCCTTCCTCAGGGCCTTCTGCTCAGCAAGGAGCTGGGTTAGCGACTCCTTCACGCCCATTTCGTCCTCTCCTTCAGCCTCCTCGTCTCGAAACCTCTTCGGGGGCTGCTTTGAGGGACGCCCCGGTCGCTTGGTTGGACGCTTCGACATCCTGAAACATTTCAAAGGCCACTAAGCATCAgg from Littorina saxatilis isolate snail1 unplaced genomic scaffold, US_GU_Lsax_2.0 scaffold_502, whole genome shotgun sequence harbors:
- the LOC138955695 gene encoding uncharacterized protein, whose translation is MSKRPTKRPGRPSKQPPKRFRDEEAEGEDEMGVKESLTQLLAEQKALRKEIAEIRAAKTPAPEASPAGSTTSTGGKSNSGMAGHSGHSGEQSNTSGTQAWATGNQKMLPIDLHVPKTIKEKIWSGVAVRFAILLPADPKEMLEEDSDEDDEDKKKKKKKKEKKLLTFTEWVKAWNIYITILQDRAKEVHRGLGAHFARVCTLHELQGNWRDYDYRYRLAIAAGERAWGDSDADLFATTRLEPATQTHDGGKKKPQGGAGGKTGSGNPAKVGGFCFQFNEQGSCSRPNCGFKHFCSQCGGQHAIRKCSAKGHPFRAGRGGKEAGEGKK